TGATCCGGCCTGATCCAGACGAAAGCCCCTAAGCCGCGAGTTCTCCGCTGAGCTTCTCGTGGATCTGGGCGCTGGACCGGTTCAGACCGATGATCTCGACGGTCTTGCCGCGCTGCTCGTACTTCGTCTCGATCGCGTCGAGGGCAGCTACGGAGGAGGCGTCCCAGATGTGGGCGGCGCTCAGATCGATGACGACCTTGTCGGGGTCGGTGGCGTAGTCGAACCGGCCGACGAGGTCGTTGGAGGAGGCGAAGAACAGTTCGCCGGTGACGCGGTAGACGACGGTCGCGTCGTCGGGGTCGGTGACCGCGGTGACCTCGGCGAAGTGGGCGACTCGCTTCGCGAAGACGACCATCGCGGTGATCGTGCCGACCACGACGCCGATGGCGAGGTTGTGGGTGCTGACCACGCACACGACGGTGATCACCATGACAGCGATCTCGCCCGTGGGCATCCGCTTCAGCGTCCTGGGAGCGATGGAGTGCCAGTCGAACGTCGCGAAACACACCATGACCATCACCGCGACCAGCGCGGCCATCGGGATGTCGGACACGATCGGGCCGAAGACGATGCACAGCACCATCAGGAACACGCCCGCCAGGAACGTGGACAGACGGGTGCGGGCGCCGGAGACCCGTACGTTGATCATCGTCTGGCCGATCATGGCGCAGCCGCCCATGCCGCCGAAGAAGCCGGTGACGATGTTGGCGATGCCCTGGCCGATGGACTCACGGGTCTTGGAGGAGTGGGTGTCGGTGATCTCGTCGACCAGCTTGGCCGTCATCAGCGACTCCATCAGGCCGACCAGCGCCATGGCGAGTGCGTACGGGGCGATGGTGGTCAGCGTGTCCAGGGTGAAGGGCACATCCGGCAGGCCCGGCACCGGCAGGGACGAGGGCAGGTCTCCCTTGTCACCGACGGTCGGGACCGCGATCCCCGCGGCAACGGTGATGACGGTGAGGATGACGATCGACACCAGCGGCGCCGGGATCACCTTGGTGACCTTGGGGAAGAACACCATGAGCGCCAGGCCGCCCGCGATCAGCGGGTAGACCGGCCACGGCACGTCGTGCATCTCGGGGACCTGGGCCATGAAGACGAGGATGGCCAGGGAGTTCACGAAGCCGACCATCACGCTGCGCGGCACGAACCGCATCAGCTTCGCCACTCCGAGGGCGCCGAGAACGATCTGGAAGACGCCTGCCAGGATGACGGCGGCGACGAGATAGCCGAAGCCGTGCTCGCGGTTGAGCGGGGCGATGACCAGGGCCACGGCGCCGGTCGCGGCCGAGATCATCGCCCGGCGCCCGCCGACGATCGCGATGGTGACGGCCATGGTGAAGGCCGCGAACAGACCGATCGCCGGATCGACCCCGGCGATGACCGAGAACGAGATCGCCTCCGGGATCAGGGCCAGGCCGACGACCAGGCCCGCGAGAATCTCGGTCCGCCAGACCTTCGGGTCGGACAGCCAGTCGGGCTTCAGTCCACGCAGCCGGGCCACGGGGGACAGTGCGGCGGTGGACGGTGCGGACGTGGAGGACGGTGCGGGAGTGGACAAGGGAGGAAGAACCTGTCGTGCTCGGGCACGCCAGGCGTCATCTGGGGCGGCGTGCGTGAGGGCGCGGGAGGGCGGGCGGCTTTCCGCGGCGTCCGCGAGCGGCGGACTGAAGTCACTGGCGGCGGGCACCAGCCGTACGAGCCGGGCGCCGCTCCAGAGGCGAACTGTCAGCGAAGGGTCACGGCGGGCAGGCGGCGGCGCTGAGCATCATGGGCATCCGCTCGCTCGCTCTCTCTCCTGCCGGCATCGGTCTTCGGTCTTCGCCGGGGGCGCCATCGGCCCCGACACGGCAGAAGGTGCGGGACGTAGCCCGCACCCTGGAAGCCAATTCTACGGCGCGTTCTCAGCGCGGTTTCCGGCTCTGCACCGAGGCCGACGTCGCACGCCGCCCCACCGCTCTCCCTGCCCCTCCCCCGGAGGGCCCTGAGCCCGCTACCCCGCAGCGACCGCCCGGCCCTTCGGGCCATGTCCCGTCACAGCGGCGATCACAGCGGAAAGCGCCGAGGTCACGACCAGGCTCCCCACCATGACAAGCCCCACGCCGATCACGAAGAGGCCGCTCGCGTCGTCCGACCAGTCGTAGTACGCGGCCACGGTGAGACCGGCCGTGGGGCCGAGCACCGCGGCCACCGTGCAGCGCCGGGATGCCGCCCAGTACACCGGTGGCAGCAGGGTCAGTACGAGGCCGATCACCTGCCACGTCTCGTACGGGCCGGTCGTCGAGCCGTCGGGGTGCACGTCACGTTGCTGGTCCCAGCCCAGCCAGCCGGCCCACGCCGCCAGTGCCACCGCGGCCGGCGCGATGACCGCCAGCAGTTGGAACATTCGCTTCGGCAGTCGCTCATTCGTATCCATGGGCCAAGGGTTTCGCCTCACGCCACAACGGCCCAGAGCGCTGGTACTCACCTGTGACCGAGTACCGAATACCGAGTACAACCGGCACGCGGCCGCCACCTCCCCGAAACTCCCCGGCAGCCCCCTCAGCCCCTGACAGGTCCTGTCAGTCCCTGTCAGCCGCCTGTCCGCCGTCTGCCAGCGGCGCTCGGCATCGTCGTAGTCACCGAGAACGACGACAGCGAAACCGCGGGCTGTCGCGGCGGGACGCCAGGGCGCGGGCCGCCGAGCTGCTGGAGCAGTTCGAGCTCACCGCTGCCGCCACCCGCCCCATCAGCACCTTCTCGGGAGGCATGCGCCGCAGGCTGGACCTCGCGGCGAGCCTCGTCGGGCGGCCGCAGGTGCTGTATCTGGACGAGCCGACCACCGGCCTCGACCCGCACGCCCGCCAGGAGGTCTGGGGCGTGGTCCGGCGCCTCGTCGCGGACGGCGCCACCGTGCTGCTCACCACGCAGTATCTGGAGGAGGCCGATCAACTCGCCGACGGAATCGCCGTGTTCGACCACGGACGCGTGGTCGCCGAGGGCCGGCCGGACGAGCTCAAGCGGCGGGTCGGCGGCCAGACGCTCCAGGTCCGCCCGACCGTCCTCGCCGATCTCGGCCAAGTCGGCCTGATTCTCGCCGAGTTGACCGGCACCGCCCCCGTCCACGACGCGAACACCGGCCTGCTCACCGAACCCGGCAGAGCGACTCGCACAAGTCCCGCCTCCCCCATGTCCCGCCCCTGGCCCGCGTGCGGAGAGGCCGGTGGCGTACAGATCTACCACGCGCCCGATCGCCCGCACCGGGACGGGCGATTCCGTACGACTTCGGTACGCCTCTCGGGTGGGCGGGCCGTCACGCCCGTTTCCCCCGGCACCCGACGGCCGTTGCTGAAGGCATGATCTCCACACGACGTGTTCTCGCCGCGGTCGCTCTGGCCGCCGGCGCCTCCGCTCTCGCCATGCCCGCGGCCGAGGCCGCTCCCGTAGGTCCCCTCGGCAACATGAAGCCGATCAGCCTCGACGACCTCACCACCAGCGGCATTCCGGCCGAGCACAGGGCCGAGATCCCCACGATGAACGAGCAGCTCGGCGGCCTGAACCGGCTGAACGAACTGCACCAGGTCACCGACCTGGTGGCGCCGGTGACGGGGCTTCTGCCGTCGGTGAGCTAGCGAAGCCGGCAAGCAGAAGCCGGTAAGCAAAAAACGGGCACAGAAAAGCGGGGGCAACCGGAATCCGGTTGCCCCCGCTTTCGTGGCTGCTAGTTGTTGCTGACGCCGTTGGCGGCGAGGACCGGGATGTCGTTCAGGATGTGCGAGAGCGGCTCGTCGCCCTTCGCCTGGGTGGAGTTCTCGACACACTGCTGGTTCTGCGGGGCCGACAGGACCGGGATGTCCTGGACGGCGATCGGCACGAGGCCGACCAGCGAACCGACGTTGGCCTTGGCCGGCAGACCGACGCAGGGCTTGTTGAGCGAGCCCTGGACGAGCCCGAGCTGTGGGCTCATGCTCCCGTACGTCGAGGAGTTGCCGAACGCCTGCACGGCGTTGTTGCCGCTGTTCGACGTGGTGCCCGTGTCGTCCCCGACGGCGAGGGCCTGGGGGGCGGCGACTGCCGACATACCAGCGACGGAGGCAGCGATGGCCGCGGTTGCCCACAGTTTCTTCATGGTGAATCCCTTCAATCGGCGGGCTCCGGTCACGGAGCCGCATGGTCATCAACTGAGCCGGGCTGATGCGGTTTCGCGGTGCAACCCGATTGGCCCAGCGCACTTACGGTCAGGAACAGCCCAGCGTGTTCCCGCGCACCGCCGTCTCGACCCCGATGCGCGGGGGGTCAAAGGGCTGCACGGTGGAGTTGCGCGGAGTGAGGGTCCGGTCCTGGTTGAGCGTGGCGAACGTCTTCTCCGCCGCCGTCTCGTCCCACTCCAGCGTCGTGCCGACGCCTTCGATGACCGGGTTGATCCCGGCGATGGGCACGACGGTGAACTCGGTCTGCGTGGCGGGCAGCCGGCTGAGCGCGCTGCTGAGGGAGCCGAGCTCCTCCGGTGTGAACCCCTGGTCGACCTTTGTGGCACCGAGCACCGTCCGCGCCAGGCCGATCGCCCTGCCCGGATCGGCGAGGATCCCGCCGGTGGCGAGTCTGTGCATGACACTGATCAGGAAACGGTGCTGGCGCTGGATCCGCCCCAGGTCGGCGCTTGCGTCCACATGCCGCGAGCGGACGTACTGCAAGGCCTGACCGCCCCCGAGGCGGTGCCGACCGGGCCGGAGGTCGAGCTTCGTGGCCGAGTCGGACAGCCGCCTCGGGGTGCAGACGTCCACCCCCTCGACCGCGTTCACGCTGTCGATGGACCGCCTGAAGTCGATCTGCAGATAGTGGTCGACCCTGAGGTTCGTCATGGCCTCCACCGTGCGGACCGAGAGCGCGGGACCGCCCTCCGCGAAGGCCGCGTTGATCTTCGCGGGATGGGCGGGGAACTGCTCCCCGGTGCCCGGGTCCCGGTGCGGGGATCTGCGCCAACGAGTCCCTGGGGAGGCTGACCACGCTGACCTCGTCACGCCGCTGCGAGACATGGATCAGCATCAGCGAATCGGTGCAGCCGCAGGCGACGCCACCGGCGTGGAACTTCTTCTTCTCCTGGCTCGAGAAGGCGTCCCGGCCGTCCGTCCCCATGAGCAGAATATTTGTGCCGGGGCCCTCGGCAGGCCGCTTCACGGCGCCGCTGAACGCATCGACCCGCTGAATCCTGTCCGGCAGAGCGGAAACGGAATTGCCCGCCACGGAAACCGCCGTAGCGAGAAGTGCGCCCAGGGCTGCCGCGCCCAGGCAGACATTTCTCCGACGGCTCATTCGTGAAGGGCGTTTCGTCACCTGATTCGCTCCACAGCAGAGGGACAGCTCTGACGGCACCGTATGCCAGCCGCCGAATAGGTTGAACGGTGACCACCCCGCGCGCCGCCGGGAAGTAACTCTTTCGCCCTAAAGAGAACTGTTTCGACTTCCGGAGAAGATGGAACAGAGAGCCATAGATCGCCACGAGGAAGGCGAAGTGCTGTGCCGGAGAACAAGAACCGCCGACCACCCAAGGGCTTTATTCCGCAGAGCCGGGAGTCGCCCGAATACCGAATCGACGAACCCCTTTACGGGGCGCTGTTCGACAACTGGAGGCAGCGGGGCAGAACGCTTCCCGGGCAGCCCGACCGGGAGTGGGACGAGATCGCCGCCCGGGACATCTGGCCCCGCGACGGCCAGGGCCGTTGGGCCGCCGGACAGGCGGACGACCCAACGGAATGAGGCCGCGGCTCAGTCGTTGGCCGTGCCGTTGGCCGACAGGACCGGGATGTCCTCGAGGATGTGCGAGAGCGGCTCGTCGCCCTTGGCCTGCGTGGAGTTCTCGACACACTGCTGGTTCTGCGGGGCCGACAGGATCGGGACGTCCTGGACGGCGATCGGCACGGCGCCGACGAGCGAACCGACGTTGGCCTTGGCCGGCAGGCCGATGCAGGGCTTGTTGAGCGAGCCCTGGATGAGCGCCATCTGCGGGCTCATGCTGCCGTACGTGGCGGAGTTGCCGTAGGCCTGCGCGGCACCGACGCCGCTCGTGGACGTGGTGCCACCGTCGTTGTCGATCGCCATGGCCTGGGGGGCTGCGACCGCCGAGATACCGGCGACCGAGGCGGCGACTGCTGCAGCCGCCATGACCTTCTTCATCATGATGAATTCCCTTCTCGTTGCCCCCGACCCGGGAGCCACCTGCCCAACTCCGATTTACGCACATGGTTGTCCGGGTTCACTCTGACGGGTTCACCCGGGCGTTGCCGAATAAATGACTATCAGCAGATCACTATCTGCACGTGCAGCCCGACCGAGTGAAGTGCCGCAACCATTGCAGCCGAGGCCCTGTTGTCCGGGCAGCGTTAACTGGCGTCTGTGCGAAAAGGAACTGGAAATGCTTAAGAAGGCAATGGCAGCGGCTGCGGTCGCCGTTTCGGTCGTCGGCGTCTCGGCTGCGGCCGCCCCTCAGGCTCTGGCCCTCGGTGACGACGGCAGCACGACGTCCACGAGCGGCGTCGGTGCCGCGCAGGCGTTCGGCAACTCCACGACCGACGGTGCCCAGAGCCCGCAGCTCGGCGCGGTCCAGGGCTCGCTGAACAAGCCCTGCATCGGTCTGCCGGTCAAGGGCAACGTGGGCCCGCTGTTCGGTCTGCTGGTGCCGGTCGCCGTCCAGGACGTCTCGGTCCTGTCGGCACCGCAGAACCAGCAGTGCGCGGAGAACTCCACGCAGGCCAAGGGCGACGAGCCGCTCTCGCACATCGTGGACGGCGTCCCGGTCCTGTCCGCGAACGGCGAGCAGAACGGCTGATCCACCAGCCCCGGGAACCCGGGCCGCCCGCCTTCTCCGGCGCGGCGGCCCGGTCTTCTTTGCTTTGAGAGCCACTTCTTTAACGCGGACGGCTCAGTTCCCTTCCGCCTCACGGCTCGTTTTCACACCGAGGCAATGACCTCAGTAATGAACGACGCGAGAAGGGTAAGAGAGTGAATCTCAAGAAGAGCGCGACGATCCTCGCCGGCGCTGTGCTGGCCCTGGGCATGGCCGCTCCGGCGTTCGCCGACACGGGTGCCGAGGGTGCCGCGGTCGGTTCGCCGGGTGTCATCTCCGGCAACGTGGTGCAGGTCCCGGTCGACGTCCCGGTCAACCTGTGCGGCGACACCGTCGACGTGATCGGCGTTCTGAACCCGGCGCTCGGCAACGGCTGCGCCAACGACGACTGACTGACGCCGCGGCCGTCGGGCCGCGGCTCCGCCGGCCTTGGACACATCTCGTACTCCAAGGCCGGCTTTCATCTGCGAGCAGGAAGACAACTTGATGCGACAGGCCCTGAACTTGGGAATGGTCGCGGCAGCGGCCGCGACGAGCATTCTGTCCCTGCCGGGCTCCAGTGCGTTCGCCGCGTCGGGCGCAGACGGGCAGGCGGCGGGCTCCCCCGGCATTCTGTCGGGCAACACGGTCCAAGCCCCCCTGGACATCCCGGTGAACGCGTGCGGCAACACGGTCGACGTCGTCGCCGCACTCAATCCGACCTTCGGCAACTCCTGTGAGAACAGGGGGAGTTCGCAGCCGCCGTCCGTTCGCGGAGGCGGCTCCGACCGGGCCGTCGGCGGAGCTTCCCACGGGACCGGGGACGGCGGATACCGCGGCGGTGACAGCAGGTCCGAGGGCGGTGCGCACGCCGAGAGTGACGCGCACGGGTCGCCCGGCATCCTGTCGGGCAACTCCGTACAGGCTCCGGTGCACATTCCCGTGAACGCGTGCGGGAACTCCGGGAACGTGGTCGGTGCGGCCAACCCCGCGACGGGCAACCACTGTTCCTCCGGAGTGGCCACCCCGGAGGAGATCTCCGAGGTGCCTCCGCCGCCCGTGCGTGCCGTCGAGCCGCCGGCCCCGGTGCAGCCCCCGGCCCCGGTGCAGCCGCCGGCGACGCAGCGTCTGACTCCCCCGGACGTGACGGCGCCCGTGCCGCACGCCCATGTCACGGGCGGGCACACGCAGTTGGCGGAGACCGGGACGGATCAGGATCTGCTGGCCGCCGCGGCGGCGAGTGCGGGGCTGCTGATCGGCGGCGGGATCCTCTACCGGCGGGGACGTGCCGCCGCCCGGTGAGGTGATCGCCCTACGCCAGGCCGGGAAGAGCCGACGTTCATGCTCTTCCCGGCCGGCGGACAGGGCCGTTCAACCGCTTGCTGCCTACCCACGGCGTAATCGCCGGCGGCTGACGGGGAAGACAGCCGGCCCGTCTCACAACCGGGCCAGTCCACCACCGGGCGGCCGCCGCTGCGGAACCGATTCACCCGTTCGCCCGCACCGTCACTCCAAAGGACGCCACGGGCGCGAACGCACCCGCGGCGGTCCCGGTCACCTGTCCGACCGTTCAGCGGTCGGCCGTCGCCGGCGGGGCGCGCGCCGACCTGCTGCCCGGCAGCGCGAGGCCGCCCGAGGGGCGCCCGCCGCGCAGTCGCCGCCGGACCCCGTCCGCGAGATGCGGCACGCTGGACGACGCGCCGTCCACGAAGCGCATCGAGGGGCCCCAATCCGCCGCCGTCATCAGGCCCGCGAGGAACACCCCCCGGCCTGCGGGACTCGAGGCCTGAGCCGACGCGGGGCGTCGCCTGCGCGCCCGCGCCGAGTCCGGCCCGCAGCGCGGGCGCGAGCATCCCCATGCGGCCGCGGGACGCCCGGAACCCGGTCGCCGCGATGACGTGATCCGTCTCGATCGGCGGCACGCCCACACCGGACCAGGAGGTAGCAGGTGAGGAGTTCCTCCCGCAGCCTCCGGGTCACCGCAATGGCTCCCTCGTCGTCCATGGGAATGAGGACGGCCGGTCCCGCGACGCTCGCCGGGACCCGGCGCAGTCTGGCGCCGATCTCTCCAGGGAGGCATCCGGGCCCGGCGGCGGATGCTCCCCGCGGGGAACGCCGGTGTCGGGCACGCGGGGGCCTCCTTCCTGGTGATAGCCCGAACGGGCGACGAGAGAGGCGTGCCTGCCGGTCCCCAGTTGGCGCAATGCCCATTCGTGTGACTCAGTGTCAGCAATGAAGGAAGTGCGGCACGAGGAGTAGGCATGTCCCCACAACGCCGAAGGACCCTGAGCCGGCGCATCCCCTTGATGACGGCCGGGATCTTCGCGTCAGCGGTGATCGCGGCCGGTTCCGTCTCCGCCGCACCCGCCGGGACCCCCGCACCGGCACCGGTCGACGAGCCCGCCCCGACGACGGCACCCGCGCCAGGCGGTGTGAAGGATGCTCCGGGGGACACCTCGACGTTCCCCGCGTTCGGCGCCTACCTCGACTACGGGCCCAGAGGCGTGCAGCGCATGGGGCAGCTCAGCAAGTGGCTCGGCGGCTCCGAACTGCGCGTCGGGCACACCTACCTGCCGGGCGACCGGTGGAGCAACATCGAGGGGGCCCCCGGGTTCCTGGAGGACTGGGCGCAATGGCGGCGCGAGCGGGACGACCGGCTCTTCGTGCTCAACGTGCCGATGCTGGAGCGCAACGAGGAGCGCGTTTCCGACACGGAGGTCCGCTCGCTCCTCGCGCAGGGCGCGGCCGGCGACTTCGACGAGCACTTCCGGCGCCTCGCCCAGCGCCTCGTCGACCTCAAGGTCCCGGACACGGTGCTCGTGCCCGGCTGGGAGATGAACGGCACGACGTACACGCACCGGTGCGGGCCCGATCCGGAGGCATGGAAGACGTACTGGAAGCGGATCGTCACCACGATGCGGTCGGTGCCGGGGCAGAAGTTTCGCTTCGACTTCACGCCGACCCGTGGGCTCGACGCCGTGCCCTGGACCAAGTGCTATCCGGGCGACGACGTCGTCGACGTGATCGGCATGGACTCGTACGACCAGCCCGAGGGCAAGTCGTTCTCCGAGCAGGTCTCCGAGCCGTACGGGCTTCAGGAGCACGTCGACTTCGCCAAGGCGCACAACAAGGCCATCTCGTACCCGGAGTGGGGCCTGTTCCGTAACGGGGACAACCCGGAGTACATGCGGCGCATGATCGGGTGGATCGACCGGTACAAGCCTCTCTACAACACGATCACGGACTACTGCCCGCACGGTGTGTGGCAGTGCGACGACAACCCCCAGTCGTCGCTGGTCTACCGCTCGATGCTCTCCGGCCGCCTGGAGCCGTCGGTGCCGTCGGTGCCTGAGCCGACCCAGCCCACGCAGCCCGAGACACCCCAGACACCCC
The DNA window shown above is from Streptomyces sp. NBC_01445 and carries:
- a CDS encoding SulP family inorganic anion transporter, giving the protein MSPVARLRGLKPDWLSDPKVWRTEILAGLVVGLALIPEAISFSVIAGVDPAIGLFAAFTMAVTIAIVGGRRAMISAATGAVALVIAPLNREHGFGYLVAAVILAGVFQIVLGALGVAKLMRFVPRSVMVGFVNSLAILVFMAQVPEMHDVPWPVYPLIAGGLALMVFFPKVTKVIPAPLVSIVILTVITVAAGIAVPTVGDKGDLPSSLPVPGLPDVPFTLDTLTTIAPYALAMALVGLMESLMTAKLVDEITDTHSSKTRESIGQGIANIVTGFFGGMGGCAMIGQTMINVRVSGARTRLSTFLAGVFLMVLCIVFGPIVSDIPMAALVAVMVMVCFATFDWHSIAPRTLKRMPTGEIAVMVITVVCVVSTHNLAIGVVVGTITAMVVFAKRVAHFAEVTAVTDPDDATVVYRVTGELFFASSNDLVGRFDYATDPDKVVIDLSAAHIWDASSVAALDAIETKYEQRGKTVEIIGLNRSSAQIHEKLSGELAA
- a CDS encoding rodlin, translated to MKKLWATAAIAASVAGMSAVAAPQALAVGDDTGTTSNSGNNAVQAFGNSSTYGSMSPQLGLVQGSLNKPCVGLPAKANVGSLVGLVPIAVQDIPVLSAPQNQQCVENSTQAKGDEPLSHILNDIPVLAANGVSNN
- a CDS encoding LCP family protein, giving the protein MSRSGVTRSAWSASPGTRWRRSPHRDPGTGEQFPAHPAKINAAFAEGGPALSVRTVEAMTNLRVDHYLQIDFRRSIDSVNAVEGVDVCTPRRLSDSATKLDLRPGRHRLGGGQALQYVRSRHVDASADLGRIQRQHRFLISVMHRLATGGILADPGRAIGLARTVLGATKVDQGFTPEELGSLSSALSRLPATQTEFTVVPIAGINPVIEGVGTTLEWDETAAEKTFATLNQDRTLTPRNSTVQPFDPPRIGVETAVRGNTLGCS
- a CDS encoding rodlin, with amino-acid sequence MMKKVMAAAAVAASVAGISAVAAPQAMAIDNDGGTTSTSGVGAAQAYGNSATYGSMSPQMALIQGSLNKPCIGLPAKANVGSLVGAVPIAVQDVPILSAPQNQQCVENSTQAKGDEPLSHILEDIPVLSANGTAND
- a CDS encoding rodlin; the protein is MLKKAMAAAAVAVSVVGVSAAAAPQALALGDDGSTTSTSGVGAAQAFGNSTTDGAQSPQLGAVQGSLNKPCIGLPVKGNVGPLFGLLVPVAVQDVSVLSAPQNQQCAENSTQAKGDEPLSHIVDGVPVLSANGEQNG
- a CDS encoding chaplin, with protein sequence MAAPAFADTGAEGAAVGSPGVISGNVVQVPVDVPVNLCGDTVDVIGVLNPALGNGCANDD
- a CDS encoding chaplin, which codes for MRQALNLGMVAAAAATSILSLPGSSAFAASGADGQAAGSPGILSGNTVQAPLDIPVNACGNTVDVVAALNPTFGNSCENRGSSQPPSVRGGGSDRAVGGASHGTGDGGYRGGDSRSEGGAHAESDAHGSPGILSGNSVQAPVHIPVNACGNSGNVVGAANPATGNHCSSGVATPEEISEVPPPPVRAVEPPAPVQPPAPVQPPATQRLTPPDVTAPVPHAHVTGGHTQLAETGTDQDLLAAAAASAGLLIGGGILYRRGRAAAR
- a CDS encoding glycoside hydrolase family 26 protein — encoded protein: MSPQRRRTLSRRIPLMTAGIFASAVIAAGSVSAAPAGTPAPAPVDEPAPTTAPAPGGVKDAPGDTSTFPAFGAYLDYGPRGVQRMGQLSKWLGGSELRVGHTYLPGDRWSNIEGAPGFLEDWAQWRRERDDRLFVLNVPMLERNEERVSDTEVRSLLAQGAAGDFDEHFRRLAQRLVDLKVPDTVLVPGWEMNGTTYTHRCGPDPEAWKTYWKRIVTTMRSVPGQKFRFDFTPTRGLDAVPWTKCYPGDDVVDVIGMDSYDQPEGKSFSEQVSEPYGLQEHVDFAKAHNKAISYPEWGLFRNGDNPEYMRRMIGWIDRYKPLYNTITDYCPHGVWQCDDNPQSSLVYRSMLSGRLEPSVPSVPEPTQPTQPETPQTPQTPETPQTPQTPPVKPPVTPPDCAPLSLGDWVEYWLGGKLCLRFDWWSRRS